The following coding sequences lie in one Anomalospiza imberbis isolate Cuckoo-Finch-1a 21T00152 chromosome 21, ASM3175350v1, whole genome shotgun sequence genomic window:
- the SLC27A4 gene encoding long-chain fatty acid transport protein 4: MLRLAAFAAVLLFLRVTLELSWAQAIPALFIFYLASGGWDFFLVFLKTIPRDFSTGLVLLRVKWQVWRHVREKNTIAKIFQKTARKYSEKTALIFQGTGESWTFRQLDEYSNQVANFFYSQGFRSGDVVALFMESRNQYVGLWLGLAKIGVETALVNSHLRLDALLHCIAISSSKAVVFGVEMMEAMQEVQPSLDKSIHLFWSGEENPKSVLPGAKHLDPLLQTAQRHQPSPPDKGFLDKLFYIYTSGTTGLPKAAIVVNCRYFRMSSLVFYGFRMRSDDVMYDCLPLYHAAGNIVGIGQCLLQGMTVVIRKKFSASHFWEDCVKYNCTIVQYIGEICRYLLNQPYQDTERQHRVRMAVGNGLRASIWREFMARFGISQVAEFYGATECNCSLGNFDGNVGSCGFNSRILPGVHPIGLVKVDEDTMELIRGPDGVCISCKPGEPGQLVGRIVRSNPLQHFDGYLNQSATNKKIARDVFTKGDAAYLTGDVLVMDKYGYMYFRDRTGDTFRWKGENVSTTEVEGTLSRILNLTDVVVYGVEVPGVEGRAGMAAIADPENSCDLEDFSSKLKKALPLYARPVFLRFLHEVSKTSTYKFQKMELRKQGFDPALVKDRLYFLDTRQGCYLPLDQAAFNRIQSGDQKL, from the exons ATGCTGCGTTTGGCTGcttttgcagctgtgctgctgttctTGAGGGTCACTCTGGAACTGTCCTGGGCCCAGGCCATCCCTGCTCTCTTCATCTTCTACCTGGCATCCGGTGGATGGGACTTCTTCCTCGTATTCCTCAAGACAATACCAAGGGACTTCAG CACGGGGCTGGTCCTGTTGCGGGTGAAGTGGCAGGTATGGAGGCACGTGAGGGAGAAGAACACAATCGCCAAAATCTTCCAGAAGACCGCAAGGAAGTATTCAGAGAAGACAGCACTGATCTTCCAAGGCACAGGCGAGAGCTGGACCTTCCGTCAACTGGACGAGTACTCCAACCAGGTGGCCAATTTCTTCTACAGCCAAGGCTTCCGCTCGGGTGACGTGGTGGCGCTTTTCATGGAGTCCCGCAATCAGTACGTGGGGCTGTGGCTCGGCCTGGCCAAGATCGGGGTGGAGACGGCCCTCGTGAATTCCCACCTGCGCTTGGATGCCTTGCTGCACTGCATCGCCATCTCCAGCTCCAAAgctgtggtttttggggtggaaatGATGGAAG CAATGCAAGAAGTGCAGCCCTCCCTGGATAAATCCATCCATCTCTTCTGGTCTGGGGAAGAAAATCCTAAATCCGTGCTTCCTGGTGCAAAACACCTGGACCCCCTCCTGCAGACGGCCCAGCGACACCAGCCATCTCCCCCTGATAAGGGCTTTCTTG ATAAACTCTTCTACATCTACACCTCTGGCACGACGGGGCTGCCCAAGGCTGCCATTGTGGTGAACTGCCG GTACTTCCGCATGTCCAGCTTAGTTTTTTACGGTTTTCGGATGAGGTCCGATGATGTGATGTACGACTGCCTCCCGCTCTACCATGCTGCAG ggaACATCGTGGGGATTGGGCAGTGCCTGCTGCAGGGCATGACGGTTGTCATCCGCAAGAAGTTCTCGGCCTCACACTTTTGGGAGGACTGTGTGAAATACAACTGCACG ATCGTGCAGTACATCGGGGAGATCTGCCGCTACCTGCTGAACCAGCCATACCAGGACACGGAGCGGCAGCACCGGGTGCGCATGGCCGTGGGCAATGGGCTGCGGGCCTCCATCTGGAGGGAGTTCATGGCCCGCTTTGGCATCAGCCAGGTGGCCGAGTTCTACGGGGCCACCGAGTGCAACTGCAGCCTGGGAAACTTTGACGGCAAC GTTGGGTCATGTGGCTTCAACAGCAGGATCCTACCAGGTGTGCACCCCATTGGTTTGGTGAAGGTAGATGAAGACACTATGGAGCTGATCCGGGGACCGGATGGTGTCTGTATCAGCTGCAAACCAG gggagccagggcagctggTGGGTCGCATTGTCAGGAGCAATCCCCTGCAGCACTTCGATGGTTACCTGAATCAGTCGGCCACCAACAAGAAAATTGCCAGGGACGTGTTTACAAAAGGGGACGCTGCCTATCTCACAG GGGATGTCCTGGTGATGGACAAGTATGGCTACATGTATTTCCGAGACCGCACCGGGGACACCTTCCGATGGAAAGGGGAGAATGTCTCCACCACGGAGGTGGAGGGAACACTGAGCCGCATCCTCAACCTGACAGACGTGGTGGTTTATGGTGTGGAGGTCCCAG GCGTTGAAGGGAGGGCAGGAATGGCAGCCATCGCCGACCCAGAGAACTCCTGTGACCTAGAAGACTTTTCCAGCAAGCTGAAAAAGGCCCTGCCACTGTATGCACGTCCCGTCTTCCTGCGGTTCCTGCACGAAGTCTCCAAGACAA GCACTTACAAGTTCCAGAAGATGGAGCTGCGGAAGCAGGGCTTTGACCCCGCGCTGGTGAAGGACAGGTTGTAT